The Crocosphaera subtropica ATCC 51142 genome includes a window with the following:
- the aroF gene encoding 3-deoxy-7-phosphoheptulonate synthase — MIVVMKVGSPADEIERISQEFTEWGLSPEKIVGKHKVVIGLVGETASLDPLQIQEISPWIENVLRVEQPFKRASLEYRHGEYSEVIIDTPDGPVAVGKNHPVAVVAGPCSVENEAMIVETAKRVKAAGAKFLRGGAYKPRTSPYAFQGHGESALELLAAAREASGLGIITEVMDAADLDKIAEVADVVQVGARNMQNFSLLKKVGAQDKPVLLKRGMSATIDEWLMAAEYVLAAGNPRVILCERGIRTFDGKYTRNTLDLSVLPVLRSLTHLPIMIDPSHGTGKSDYVPAMAAAAIAAGTDSLMIEVHPNPAKALSDGPQSLTPDKFDRVMQDLSIIGKTVNRWPQAEVALA; from the coding sequence ATGATCGTTGTCATGAAAGTTGGTTCACCGGCTGATGAAATTGAACGCATTAGCCAAGAATTTACAGAATGGGGCTTAAGTCCTGAAAAAATCGTCGGTAAACATAAAGTGGTTATCGGCCTAGTGGGGGAAACCGCTTCCCTAGATCCCCTACAAATCCAAGAAATTAGTCCTTGGATTGAAAATGTCCTACGGGTCGAACAACCCTTCAAACGGGCGAGTTTGGAATATCGTCACGGAGAATATAGTGAAGTGATTATTGATACTCCAGATGGGCCAGTTGCTGTAGGTAAAAATCACCCTGTTGCAGTGGTAGCCGGTCCGTGTTCAGTAGAAAATGAAGCCATGATTGTCGAAACCGCCAAACGGGTTAAAGCAGCCGGGGCAAAATTTTTGCGGGGTGGGGCCTACAAACCTCGGACTTCCCCCTACGCTTTCCAAGGCCACGGAGAAAGTGCCTTAGAATTACTCGCAGCAGCCAGAGAAGCCAGTGGTTTAGGGATTATTACAGAAGTCATGGATGCAGCGGACTTAGACAAAATTGCAGAAGTGGCTGATGTGGTTCAAGTCGGGGCGAGAAATATGCAAAACTTCTCCCTTCTCAAAAAAGTTGGGGCCCAAGATAAACCCGTCTTACTGAAGCGAGGAATGTCAGCTACTATCGATGAATGGTTAATGGCCGCTGAATACGTTTTGGCCGCAGGGAATCCCCGTGTCATTCTCTGTGAAAGAGGGATTCGCACCTTTGACGGTAAATACACCCGTAACACCTTAGATTTATCTGTGTTACCCGTATTGCGGTCTTTAACTCACTTACCCATCATGATCGATCCCAGTCATGGTACCGGAAAATCCGATTATGTTCCGGCCATGGCCGCTGCTGCGATCGCTGCTGGAACCGATTCGTTAATGATTGAAGTTCATCCCAACCCGGCTAAAGCCCTATCTGATGGTCCCCAGTCTTTGACCCCAGACAAGTTTGACCGTGTGATGCAAGATTTATCCATCATCGGTAAAACCGTTAATCGTTGGCCGCAAGCAGAAGTCGCTTTAGCGTAG
- a CDS encoding DUF5615 family PIN-like protein, with protein sequence MSKISLYMDEDSTARSLALTLKSRGVNVITALEVNRLRYGDEEQLVWATSQGYTLYSSNIRDFYYLHTNFLEQKRDHAGIILVQQQKYSLGEITRGLLQLIATKSAEEMINQVEFISGWIIR encoded by the coding sequence ATGAGTAAAATTAGCTTATATATGGATGAAGATTCCACAGCGCGATCGCTTGCTTTAACATTGAAAAGTAGAGGAGTTAATGTGATTACTGCTTTAGAAGTAAATAGATTACGGTATGGCGATGAGGAACAATTAGTCTGGGCAACATCTCAAGGTTATACTCTTTATAGTTCTAATATTAGAGATTTTTATTACTTACATACGAATTTTTTAGAACAAAAAAGAGATCATGCGGGAATTATTTTAGTTCAACAACAAAAATATTCGCTAGGAGAAATAACGCGAGGTCTTTTACAGCTTATTGCAACTAAATCTGCTGAAGAAATGATTAATCAAGTTGAATTTATAAGTGGTTGGATTATCCGATAG
- a CDS encoding DUF433 domain-containing protein yields MSKVIDIGTLIKSDPKIHGGCPIISGTGVTVRRIVIWYKLGYSAEEIADEISHLSLAQVYAALTYYHTNKEAIESEIIAETAEADQIEALHHSPY; encoded by the coding sequence ATGTCAAAAGTAATTGATATTGGTACTCTCATAAAAAGCGATCCCAAAATTCATGGAGGTTGTCCTATTATTTCTGGAACAGGAGTTACTGTCCGCAGAATAGTTATATGGTATAAATTAGGTTATAGTGCCGAAGAAATTGCCGATGAAATTTCTCATCTTTCGTTAGCACAAGTCTATGCTGCTTTAACGTATTATCACACCAACAAAGAAGCGATCGAATCAGAAATTATAGCAGAAACTGCCGAAGCAGATCAGATTGAAGCATTACATCATTCTCCTTATTAA